A single region of the Solwaraspora sp. WMMD406 genome encodes:
- a CDS encoding family 1 glycosylhydrolase produces the protein MRRVPDSFLFGVATSGHQTEGDNTSSDTWFLENVAPTVFAERSGRACNSWQLWRDDLDLVQAMGLDAFRFSVEWARVEPEKGVFSSEALDHYAAIVDSCAGRGLAVVVTFNHMTCPHWFAARGGWLDPAAPELFARYCDQVMRRFGDRITVAVTLNEPNLPQLLSWTDVPESVRSLERTTLAAASAAAGVPRYRVSNIMLPEEFDAMRDGMTAVHLAARTAVKARRPDLPVGLSIAIVDDRVAGDDATLRDRKRAEVYDHWLRLARDDDFIGIQNYESAVYDATGLLPPPPDAILHQLGSAIDPASLGGAVRYAYEVSGVPVFVTEHGVGVDDDALRAAFIEPSLAGLLDAIDDGVPVLGYCHWTLLDNFEWTAGYRFHFGLHIVDRETFVRTPKPSAARYAAIATSRSVP, from the coding sequence ATGAGACGCGTCCCGGACAGCTTCCTCTTCGGCGTCGCCACCTCCGGTCATCAGACCGAGGGCGACAACACCAGCAGCGACACCTGGTTCCTGGAGAACGTCGCGCCGACGGTCTTCGCCGAACGCTCCGGCCGTGCCTGTAACAGCTGGCAGCTGTGGCGCGACGACCTCGATCTGGTGCAGGCGATGGGGCTGGACGCCTTCCGGTTCTCAGTGGAGTGGGCGCGGGTCGAGCCCGAGAAAGGCGTCTTCTCCAGCGAGGCGTTGGACCACTACGCGGCGATCGTCGACAGCTGCGCCGGCCGGGGCCTCGCCGTGGTGGTGACGTTCAACCACATGACCTGCCCGCACTGGTTCGCCGCGCGCGGCGGCTGGTTGGACCCCGCCGCACCCGAGCTGTTCGCCCGCTACTGCGACCAGGTGATGCGCCGATTCGGCGACCGGATCACCGTGGCCGTCACCCTCAACGAGCCGAACCTGCCGCAGCTGTTGTCCTGGACGGACGTGCCGGAGTCGGTGCGGTCGCTGGAACGGACCACGCTGGCGGCGGCCAGCGCCGCCGCCGGGGTCCCTCGCTACCGGGTCAGCAACATCATGCTGCCGGAGGAGTTCGACGCGATGCGCGACGGCATGACGGCGGTCCACCTCGCCGCCCGTACGGCGGTGAAGGCCCGGCGGCCCGACCTGCCGGTGGGGCTGTCCATCGCGATCGTTGACGACCGGGTTGCCGGCGACGACGCGACGCTGCGCGACCGCAAGCGCGCCGAGGTGTACGACCACTGGCTGCGGTTGGCCCGCGACGACGACTTCATCGGCATCCAAAATTACGAAAGCGCGGTCTACGACGCGACCGGGCTGTTGCCGCCGCCGCCGGACGCCATCCTGCATCAGCTGGGCTCGGCGATCGACCCGGCGTCGCTGGGCGGCGCGGTGCGGTACGCGTACGAGGTCAGCGGGGTGCCGGTCTTCGTAACCGAACACGGCGTCGGCGTCGACGACGACGCCCTGCGGGCGGCCTTCATCGAACCGTCGCTGGCCGGCCTGCTCGACGCGATCGACGACGGCGTACCGGTGCTCGGCTACTGCCACTGGACGCTGCTGGACAACTTCGAGTGGACCGCCGGCTACCGGTTCCACTTCGGTCTGCACATCGTGGACCGGGAGACGTTCGTCCGTACCCCCAAACCCAGTGCCGCCCGGTACGCCGCCATCGCCACCAGCCGGTCTGTGCCCTGA
- the idi gene encoding isopentenyl-diphosphate Delta-isomerase — protein sequence MDSREHHLVELVDPAGQPIGAITVADAHQPPGQLHRAFSVLLVDADDRLLLQQRAAVKTRFPLRWANTCCGHPQPGQSITEAAIRRLDEEVGIPPVELTEIGVHTYHATDPVTGRTEYEYDHVLLGRLDPDTPLRPDPTEVAELRWVPADQLRTGLTDTPDTYAPWLAGVAGQFFALRQEGRFSALRQEGQGAAPERSGGR from the coding sequence ATCGATTCGCGGGAGCACCACCTGGTCGAACTGGTCGACCCAGCCGGCCAGCCGATCGGGGCGATCACCGTCGCCGACGCCCATCAGCCCCCCGGCCAGCTGCACCGGGCGTTCTCGGTCCTCCTGGTCGACGCCGACGACCGGCTCCTGCTGCAACAGCGCGCGGCGGTCAAGACCCGCTTCCCGCTGCGCTGGGCCAACACCTGCTGCGGGCATCCCCAACCGGGACAGTCCATCACCGAAGCCGCCATCCGCCGCCTCGATGAGGAAGTGGGCATACCGCCGGTCGAGCTAACCGAGATCGGCGTCCACACCTACCACGCCACCGACCCGGTCACCGGACGGACCGAGTACGAGTACGACCACGTACTGCTCGGTCGGCTCGACCCGGACACCCCGCTACGCCCGGATCCCACCGAGGTCGCCGAACTGCGCTGGGTGCCCGCCGACCAGTTGCGCACCGGCCTGACCGACACCCCCGACACGTACGCGCCGTGGCTGGCCGGCGTCGCCGGCCAGTTCTTCGCCCTCCGTCAGGAAGGCCGGTTCTCCGCCCTGCGCCAGGAAGGCCAGGGCGCCGCCCCGGAGCGGTCGGGTGGGCGATGA
- a CDS encoding NAD(P)/FAD-dependent oxidoreductase, protein MSEPHQVDVVVVGLGVGGEEVAGRLAQAGLRVVGVERRLVGGECPYWGCVPSKMMIRAANALAEGRRIAGLAGAADVRPDWAPVARRIRDEATADWTDAAAVDRLSTKGVRVVRGTARLTGKGEVTVDDQQQFTARLGVVIATGTTPVVPPIDGLVGTPYWTNRQAIEVTELPESLVVLGGGAIGLELAQVFARFGVRVTVVEGGQRLLSMEEPESSALAARVFAAEGVRVCTGTRAERVEHRDDTFVVHLSDGGPESGQRLLVATGRRGDLGELGLDAVGLNPASRYLSVDERMRVADGMWAVGDIAGHGAFTHVAMYQADVAIRNILGQGGPAADYRAVSRVTFTDPEIGAVGLTERQAREQGIDVRVAVTEVPDSSRGWIHGPGNEGFVKLVADGRRGVLVGATSAGPTGGEVLGALAVAVHGEVPLASLRHMIYAYPTVHRAILSAVQQLT, encoded by the coding sequence ATGAGTGAGCCGCACCAGGTGGATGTCGTCGTCGTCGGATTGGGTGTCGGTGGCGAGGAGGTCGCCGGCCGGCTCGCCCAGGCCGGGCTGCGCGTCGTCGGCGTCGAACGGCGGCTGGTCGGCGGCGAGTGCCCGTACTGGGGCTGTGTGCCGAGCAAGATGATGATCCGGGCCGCCAACGCGCTCGCCGAAGGCCGCAGGATCGCCGGCTTGGCCGGTGCCGCCGACGTCCGCCCCGACTGGGCCCCGGTCGCCCGGCGGATCCGCGACGAGGCCACCGCCGACTGGACCGACGCCGCCGCCGTGGACCGGCTCTCCACCAAGGGGGTACGGGTGGTGCGCGGCACCGCCCGGCTGACCGGCAAAGGTGAGGTCACCGTTGACGACCAGCAGCAGTTCACCGCCCGTCTGGGCGTGGTGATCGCCACCGGCACCACCCCGGTGGTGCCGCCGATCGACGGCCTGGTCGGCACGCCGTACTGGACGAACCGGCAGGCGATCGAGGTGACCGAGCTGCCGGAATCGCTTGTCGTCCTCGGTGGCGGGGCGATCGGGCTGGAACTGGCCCAGGTCTTCGCCCGGTTCGGCGTACGGGTGACCGTCGTCGAAGGTGGGCAGCGGTTGCTGTCCATGGAGGAGCCGGAATCGTCCGCGCTCGCCGCGCGGGTGTTCGCCGCCGAGGGCGTACGGGTCTGCACCGGCACCCGGGCCGAGCGGGTGGAGCACCGCGACGACACGTTCGTCGTGCACTTGTCCGACGGTGGTCCGGAGAGCGGGCAGCGCCTGCTGGTGGCCACTGGCCGGCGCGGTGACCTCGGCGAACTCGGGCTGGACGCGGTGGGCCTGAACCCGGCCAGCCGCTATCTGTCGGTCGACGAGCGGATGCGGGTCGCCGACGGGATGTGGGCGGTCGGCGACATCGCCGGCCACGGTGCCTTCACCCATGTGGCGATGTACCAGGCCGACGTGGCGATCCGGAACATCCTCGGCCAGGGTGGACCGGCCGCCGACTATCGCGCCGTGTCCCGGGTGACCTTCACCGATCCGGAGATCGGCGCGGTCGGGCTGACCGAGCGGCAGGCCCGGGAGCAGGGCATCGACGTACGGGTGGCGGTCACCGAGGTGCCGGACTCGTCGCGGGGCTGGATCCACGGGCCGGGCAACGAGGGGTTCGTCAAGCTGGTCGCCGACGGGCGGCGGGGTGTACTGGTCGGGGCGACGTCGGCGGGTCCGACCGGCGGTGAGGTGCTCGGCGCGCTCGCGGTCGCGGTGCACGGCGAGGTGCCGCTGGCCAGCCTGCGGCACATGATCTACGCGTACCCGACGGTGCACCGCGCCATCCTGTCCGCCGTACAGCAGCTGACCTGA
- a CDS encoding deoxyribodipyrimidine photo-lyase, which yields MRTVVVLFTRDLRIHDHPALATAAATAAHVVPLFVFDPRLGGRSANRDRFLHASLADLRAALRGRGGDLVLRGGDPVTETIRLAREVDADGVAVSADVSHYARRRERRLRAECERHRIAYRAFPGLTVVDPAAVTPTGGDHYKVFTPYFRAWSAATWRTEFAPPDQIRLPVGIRVGRLPALPAGESPQSAAGGETAGRQRLRQWLTTIDSYGDRHDDLAGDATARISPYLRFGCLSPLSVAVAAGDRDGPFVRQVCWRDFYYQVAYAFPDLATTAYRASAKEEWRYDDTALDAWRAGHTGLPIVDAGMRQLRAEGWMHNRARLITAGYLTKELGLDWRAGLDWFARWLLDGDLPNNAGNWQWVAGTGNDTKPYRRFNPVRQAHRFDPTGDYVRRYLPELAGVAGKAVHEPWTLPEATRRGLDYPPPLSER from the coding sequence ATGCGTACCGTCGTCGTGCTCTTCACCCGCGACCTGCGGATCCACGACCACCCGGCGCTGGCCACCGCCGCCGCCACCGCAGCCCACGTGGTGCCGCTGTTCGTGTTCGACCCCCGGCTCGGCGGACGATCGGCCAACCGGGACCGGTTCCTGCACGCCAGCCTCGCCGACCTGCGTGCGGCGTTGCGCGGACGCGGCGGTGACCTGGTGCTGCGCGGCGGCGACCCGGTGACCGAGACGATCCGACTCGCCCGCGAGGTCGACGCCGACGGAGTCGCCGTCTCCGCCGACGTCAGCCACTACGCGCGGCGACGGGAGCGGCGACTGCGCGCCGAATGCGAGCGGCACCGCATCGCGTACCGCGCCTTTCCCGGCCTGACCGTCGTCGACCCGGCGGCGGTCACCCCGACCGGCGGCGACCACTACAAGGTGTTCACCCCCTACTTCCGGGCCTGGAGCGCGGCGACCTGGCGGACCGAGTTCGCCCCACCGGACCAGATCCGGCTACCGGTCGGGATCCGCGTCGGCCGGCTGCCGGCGCTGCCGGCCGGCGAGTCGCCGCAGTCCGCCGCCGGAGGCGAGACCGCCGGGCGGCAGCGGCTACGCCAATGGCTGACCACCATCGACTCGTACGGCGACCGGCACGACGACCTGGCCGGCGACGCCACCGCCCGGATCAGCCCGTACCTGCGGTTCGGCTGTCTGTCCCCGCTGTCGGTGGCCGTCGCCGCCGGTGACCGGGACGGCCCGTTCGTCCGGCAGGTCTGCTGGCGAGACTTCTACTACCAGGTCGCGTACGCCTTCCCGGACCTCGCCACCACCGCCTACCGGGCCAGCGCCAAGGAAGAGTGGCGCTACGACGACACCGCGCTCGACGCGTGGCGGGCCGGACACACCGGCCTGCCGATCGTGGACGCCGGGATGCGGCAACTGCGCGCCGAAGGCTGGATGCACAACCGGGCCCGGCTGATCACCGCCGGCTACCTGACCAAGGAACTCGGGCTCGACTGGCGGGCCGGACTGGACTGGTTCGCCCGCTGGCTGCTCGACGGCGACCTGCCGAACAACGCCGGCAACTGGCAGTGGGTGGCCGGCACCGGCAACGACACCAAGCCGTACCGGCGGTTCAACCCGGTACGCCAGGCGCACCGGTTCGACCCGACCGGGGACTACGTACGGCGCTACCTGCCGGAGCTGGCCGGGGTCGCCGGCAAGGCCGTACACGAGCCGTGGACGCTGCCGGAGGCGACCCGGCGCGGACTCGACTACCCGCCACCGCTGTCCGAACGCTGA
- a CDS encoding polysaccharide deacetylase family protein has product MSKRTVFAAGLTVFALLVGSESIAAVRAARQTPPSWSATAGLGPAPQPPPESVTDNPAADPAPSPPPGVTPTPPPSVDPDPPPRPSAAPSATGSPAGAAGSPGGSPSAAPRPTVDPRLLQRLTGSSRVAVTFDDGPHPTWTPQILDQLRAAQVKAMFCLVGTEVRRHPALVARIVREGHTLCNHSWGHELDLGLRPETEIRANLLRTNKEIRRVVPGVPIGHFRHPGGAWTPTAVAVANDLGMVALDWDVDPRDWDKPTHDEIVDRIQTKSRPGSIVLLHDGGGDRSATVAACPAVLAELRQRYGITLLGASLSP; this is encoded by the coding sequence ATGTCGAAACGCACCGTGTTCGCGGCCGGTCTGACGGTGTTCGCCCTGCTGGTCGGCAGCGAGAGCATCGCCGCCGTCCGCGCCGCCCGGCAGACCCCACCGTCCTGGTCGGCCACGGCGGGTCTCGGGCCGGCACCGCAGCCGCCGCCGGAATCGGTGACCGACAACCCGGCCGCCGACCCGGCACCGAGCCCGCCGCCGGGTGTGACACCGACCCCGCCGCCCTCGGTCGACCCCGATCCGCCGCCCCGGCCGTCGGCCGCGCCGTCCGCCACCGGCTCCCCTGCGGGTGCCGCAGGCTCGCCCGGCGGGTCGCCGAGTGCCGCCCCTCGGCCCACCGTCGACCCGCGCCTGCTGCAACGGCTGACCGGCAGCTCACGGGTCGCGGTGACGTTCGACGACGGGCCGCACCCGACGTGGACCCCGCAGATCCTCGACCAACTGCGGGCGGCCCAGGTCAAGGCGATGTTCTGCCTGGTCGGCACCGAGGTCCGGCGACATCCGGCGCTGGTGGCCCGGATCGTGCGGGAGGGACACACCCTGTGCAACCACAGCTGGGGCCACGAACTCGATCTCGGGCTGCGGCCCGAGACGGAGATCCGGGCCAACCTGCTGCGGACCAACAAGGAAATCCGACGGGTGGTCCCCGGCGTGCCGATCGGGCACTTCCGGCACCCCGGCGGGGCGTGGACGCCGACGGCCGTGGCGGTCGCCAACGACCTGGGCATGGTCGCCCTCGACTGGGACGTCGACCCCCGCGACTGGGACAAGCCGACCCACGACGAGATCGTCGACCGGATTCAGACGAAGTCCCGCCCCGGCTCGATCGTCCTGCTGCACGACGGCGGTGGCGACCGGTCCGCGACGGTGGCCGCCTGCCCCGCCGTACTGGCCGAACTGAGGCAGCGGTACGGGATCACACTGCTCGGTGCTAGCCTTTCCCCCTGA
- the crtI gene encoding phytoene desaturase family protein — MRTVSGATERVIVVGAGLGGLACALHLAAAGRQVTLLEREAVPGGRAGRRSVDGYEFDTGPTVLTMPELISEALDAVGENITDWLELTPLDPAYRAYYPDGSTLDVITDTARMAAEVSRVCGPREADGYLRFVDYAQRLWQLERADFIDRNLDSPRDLLTANLLRLLAGGAFRRMQSKIDQFFADPRTRRIFSFQAMYAGLAPHDALAIYTVIAYLDSVAGVSFPRGGMHAVPRALAAAAEKHGVQIRYGTTVTQVETSAGRARAVHTADGERIAADVVVLNPDLPIAYAELLPPTRRRRLRYSPSCVVLHVGSRQGYDRIAHHNIHFGRLWKGTFDEVIRRGELMSDPSLLVTNPSRTDPSVAPAGGHTYYVLAPVPNLDRGDLDWRGDLPQRYADELIGTLEERGYRGFADGVEVCEVVTPADWADAGMAAGTPFAAAHSLFQTGPFRPGNLHPTLENVVFVGSGTQPGVGVPMVLISGKLAAGRITGGPATDRRTDGRSFGWPIRRPTSSGSV; from the coding sequence ATGCGGACCGTGAGCGGGGCGACCGAGCGGGTGATCGTCGTCGGAGCCGGACTGGGGGGCCTGGCCTGTGCCCTGCACCTCGCCGCCGCCGGACGGCAGGTCACCCTGCTGGAACGGGAAGCGGTGCCGGGCGGCCGGGCCGGCCGACGGTCCGTCGACGGCTACGAGTTCGACACCGGCCCGACCGTACTCACCATGCCGGAGCTGATCTCCGAGGCGCTCGACGCGGTCGGTGAGAACATCACCGACTGGCTGGAGCTGACCCCACTCGATCCGGCCTACCGCGCCTACTACCCGGACGGCTCCACCCTCGACGTGATCACCGACACCGCCCGGATGGCGGCCGAAGTGTCCCGGGTGTGCGGCCCCCGGGAAGCCGACGGCTACCTGCGGTTCGTCGACTACGCCCAGCGGCTGTGGCAGCTGGAACGCGCCGACTTCATCGACCGCAACCTCGACAGCCCCCGCGACCTGCTCACCGCCAACCTGCTGCGGCTGCTGGCCGGCGGCGCGTTCCGGCGCATGCAGAGCAAGATCGACCAGTTCTTCGCCGACCCCCGTACCCGGCGAATCTTCTCCTTCCAGGCCATGTACGCCGGGCTGGCACCCCACGACGCGCTGGCCATCTACACCGTCATCGCCTACCTGGACTCGGTCGCCGGAGTGTCGTTCCCCCGGGGCGGCATGCACGCCGTACCCCGGGCGCTCGCCGCCGCCGCCGAGAAACACGGCGTCCAGATCCGCTACGGCACGACAGTGACCCAGGTGGAGACCTCCGCCGGTCGGGCCCGCGCCGTACACACCGCCGACGGCGAACGCATCGCGGCGGATGTCGTCGTGCTCAACCCCGACCTGCCGATCGCCTACGCCGAACTGCTGCCGCCGACCCGACGCCGACGGTTGCGCTACTCGCCGTCCTGCGTCGTGCTGCACGTCGGCTCCCGGCAGGGCTACGACAGGATCGCCCACCACAACATCCACTTCGGCCGGTTGTGGAAGGGCACCTTCGACGAGGTAATCCGCCGGGGCGAGTTGATGTCCGACCCGTCGCTGCTGGTCACCAACCCCAGCCGGACCGATCCGTCGGTCGCGCCGGCCGGCGGGCACACCTACTACGTCCTGGCACCGGTCCCCAACCTCGACCGCGGCGACCTGGACTGGCGCGGGGACCTCCCCCAGCGGTACGCCGACGAGCTGATCGGCACCCTGGAGGAACGCGGCTACCGTGGCTTCGCCGACGGTGTCGAAGTCTGCGAGGTGGTCACCCCGGCCGACTGGGCCGACGCCGGGATGGCCGCCGGGACACCGTTCGCCGCCGCGCACAGCCTGTTCCAGACCGGACCGTTCCGCCCGGGAAACCTGCACCCCACCCTGGAGAACGTCGTCTTCGTCGGCTCCGGCACCCAGCCAGGGGTCGGCGTACCGATGGTGTTGATCTCTGGGAAGCTGGCCGCCGGCCGGATCACCGGGGGACCGGCGACGGACCGACGGACCGACGGCCGGTCGTTCGGCTGGCCGATCCGGCGACCGACCAGCTCAGGGAGCGTGTGA
- a CDS encoding MerR family transcriptional regulator gives MGDDALSAGSVARRLGVAVTTLRTWHQRYGLGPTQHVKGHHRRYSQEDLARLEVMRRLTADGVAPAEAARWARRAPWTRSAETAETGEPTGTDVSRVPGPAGASQASGPAGVGQVSSPAGVSRAGGGFTIGVGAAGPVARGLARAAVRLDNGAMRDIIERALRTDGVVATWEHVLRPVLAGLGDRYAATSGFIEVEHLLSRCVSEAFATVTRPATSGGSHRGGPGVLLACADEEQHTLPLEALAAALTEAGVVSRLLGARVPAAALVAATDRTGPSAVVVWSHSASTADPAQLSAVRTGRHRPLLVLATGPGWTVDQLPDGVAHAGTLASAVTLCQVADQTVASADPEPAGETWVDPRAILG, from the coding sequence GTGGGCGATGACGCGCTGAGCGCGGGCAGCGTGGCACGCCGGCTCGGCGTCGCCGTCACCACACTGCGGACCTGGCATCAGCGGTACGGGCTGGGGCCGACCCAGCACGTCAAAGGTCACCACCGTCGGTACAGCCAGGAAGACCTGGCCCGGCTGGAGGTGATGCGCCGGTTGACGGCAGACGGGGTCGCCCCGGCCGAAGCGGCCCGCTGGGCCCGGCGTGCGCCGTGGACGCGGAGCGCCGAGACCGCCGAGACCGGCGAGCCGACCGGGACAGACGTCAGCCGCGTCCCCGGCCCGGCGGGGGCCAGCCAAGCTTCCGGCCCGGCGGGGGTCGGCCAGGTTTCCAGCCCGGCGGGGGTCAGTCGCGCCGGGGGCGGGTTCACCATCGGCGTCGGCGCGGCCGGTCCGGTGGCCCGGGGGCTGGCCCGAGCCGCCGTACGGCTGGACAACGGCGCGATGCGGGACATCATCGAACGGGCGTTGCGGACCGACGGGGTCGTCGCCACCTGGGAACACGTACTGCGACCGGTGCTGGCCGGGTTGGGCGACCGGTACGCCGCGACCTCCGGTTTCATCGAGGTCGAGCACCTGCTGTCCCGCTGCGTCTCGGAGGCCTTCGCCACCGTCACCCGGCCGGCGACCAGTGGCGGCTCCCACCGTGGTGGGCCAGGGGTGCTGCTGGCCTGCGCCGACGAGGAACAGCACACCCTGCCGCTGGAGGCACTGGCGGCGGCGCTCACCGAAGCCGGGGTGGTGAGCCGCCTGCTCGGTGCCCGCGTACCGGCGGCGGCGCTGGTCGCGGCGACCGACCGGACCGGCCCGTCGGCGGTGGTCGTCTGGTCACATTCGGCCAGCACGGCCGATCCGGCCCAGCTGTCGGCCGTCCGTACGGGTCGGCACCGCCCGCTGTTGGTGTTGGCGACCGGCCCGGGGTGGACCGTCGACCAGCTGCCCGACGGGGTGGCCCACGCCGGGACACTGGCGAGCGCGGTGACCCTGTGCCAGGTGGCCGACCAGACGGTCGCCTCGGCCGATCCGGAGCCGGCGGGCGAAACGTGGGTCGATCCGCGAGCAATCCTCGGCTAG
- a CDS encoding phytoene/squalene synthase family protein: MDTDLTAAYESCRELHKRHGRTYYLATRLLPQWKRRHVHALYGFTRYADEIVDRTDDLPPADRAAALDSWSERFLAGLHGAPVDDPLLPAVLHTIAVFDLDRADFTAFLRSMAMDLTVTSYPRYTDLLDYMEGSAAVIGTMMLPILGSTDRAAAREPARQLGFAFQLTNFIRDVAEDLARGRTYLPDEDLAMFGVTRADLVDAARRRQATPPIIALIEYEVGRAQAHYAAAAPGVTLLEPASQACIRTAYALYGGILDEIAAVGYDVFARRAVVPDRRRAAVALRALLTPAGTPVTLPGPAAPVEASPAAVAPSAAAAPVSTPAAP, encoded by the coding sequence GTGGACACCGACTTGACCGCTGCCTACGAAAGCTGCCGTGAGCTGCATAAACGGCACGGGCGTACCTACTATCTCGCGACCCGGCTGCTGCCGCAGTGGAAACGACGGCATGTGCATGCTTTGTATGGATTCACCCGGTACGCCGACGAGATCGTCGACCGCACCGACGATCTGCCGCCCGCCGACCGGGCGGCCGCCCTCGACAGCTGGTCGGAGCGGTTCCTCGCCGGACTGCACGGCGCCCCCGTCGACGACCCGCTGCTGCCCGCCGTACTGCACACCATCGCCGTGTTCGACCTGGACCGCGCCGACTTCACCGCGTTCCTGCGCAGCATGGCGATGGACCTGACAGTCACCTCGTACCCGCGCTACACCGACCTGCTCGACTACATGGAGGGCTCGGCGGCGGTGATCGGCACGATGATGCTGCCGATCCTCGGCAGCACCGACCGGGCCGCCGCCCGGGAACCGGCCCGCCAACTCGGCTTCGCCTTCCAGCTGACCAACTTCATCCGTGACGTCGCCGAGGACCTGGCCCGGGGCCGGACCTACCTGCCCGACGAGGACCTGGCGATGTTCGGCGTCACCCGCGCCGACCTGGTCGACGCCGCCCGCCGCCGGCAGGCGACCCCGCCGATCATCGCGCTGATCGAGTACGAGGTCGGCCGGGCACAGGCCCACTACGCCGCCGCCGCACCCGGTGTCACGCTGCTCGAACCCGCGTCCCAGGCGTGCATCCGCACCGCGTACGCCCTGTACGGCGGCATCCTCGACGAGATCGCGGCGGTCGGCTACGACGTGTTCGCCCGTCGGGCCGTCGTCCCCGACCGACGCCGGGCCGCCGTCGCGTTGCGTGCCCTGCTCACGCCGGCCGGCACCCCGGTCACCCTGCCCGGCCCGGCCGCCCCGGTCGAGGCGTCGCCCGCTGCTGTCGCGCCGTCTGCTGCCGCCGCGCCGGTGTCGACGCCGGCCGCCCCGTAG
- a CDS encoding polyprenyl synthetase family protein yields the protein MAVETPPEPPGSARSAATGRDALTTAVDDTLIDFLSTEMDALDVLDPGLRQFAQIARDSVLTGGKRLRPVFAHWGWRGVVGTGPPLAPILPALAALELLHAFALVHDDVMDASATRRGRPTAHRRLAGQHRASGRTGDPVRFGDAAAVLVGDLCLVWADRLLAASGVPATTMLAVRRCYDQMRIDTIAGQYLDVLGESDAGNWSVERALRVARHKTASYTVTGPMHLGAALAGAVEPALAGAVEPASTASVGSTGGSDHPGQADAVRTAYTRYGGNVGEAFQLRDDLLGVFGDPAVTGKPAGDDLRTGKPTVLLLLARELATRHQAAALDALPVDTAGTGDGDDGSEEQTRQRVARLAEIVVETGAAAQVERMIERRVMAGVSALTSAPIDDTARGVLTDLAVAATTRQA from the coding sequence GTGGCGGTCGAGACCCCGCCCGAGCCGCCCGGATCCGCGCGGTCGGCGGCCACCGGGCGCGACGCGCTGACGACAGCGGTCGACGACACGCTGATCGACTTCCTCTCCACCGAGATGGACGCACTGGACGTGCTCGATCCCGGTCTGCGGCAGTTCGCCCAGATCGCCCGGGACAGCGTGCTCACCGGCGGCAAACGGCTCCGACCGGTCTTCGCGCACTGGGGATGGCGCGGCGTGGTCGGCACCGGCCCGCCGCTGGCCCCGATCCTGCCGGCCCTCGCCGCACTCGAACTGCTCCACGCCTTCGCGCTGGTCCACGACGACGTGATGGACGCCTCCGCCACCCGCCGGGGCCGCCCGACCGCCCACCGACGACTGGCTGGCCAGCACCGCGCCTCCGGCCGCACCGGCGACCCGGTCCGCTTCGGCGACGCCGCCGCCGTCCTGGTCGGCGACCTCTGCCTGGTCTGGGCCGACCGGCTACTCGCCGCGTCCGGCGTCCCCGCCACGACCATGCTGGCGGTACGCCGCTGCTACGACCAGATGCGGATCGACACGATCGCCGGGCAGTACCTCGACGTCCTCGGCGAAAGCGACGCCGGCAACTGGTCGGTGGAACGGGCCCTGCGGGTGGCCCGGCACAAGACGGCCAGCTACACCGTCACCGGGCCGATGCACCTCGGTGCCGCGTTGGCCGGGGCGGTCGAACCCGCGTTGGCCGGGGCGGTCGAACCCGCGTCGACCGCGTCGGTCGGGTCCACCGGCGGATCCGACCACCCAGGTCAGGCCGACGCCGTCCGCACCGCCTACACCCGGTACGGCGGCAACGTCGGCGAGGCCTTCCAACTCCGGGACGACCTGCTCGGGGTGTTCGGCGACCCGGCGGTCACCGGCAAACCAGCCGGCGACGACCTGCGAACCGGCAAACCGACCGTACTGCTGCTGCTCGCCCGCGAGCTGGCCACCAGGCACCAGGCAGCCGCGCTCGACGCGCTGCCCGTCGACACAGCCGGTACCGGTGACGGCGATGACGGCAGCGAGGAGCAGACCCGCCAACGGGTCGCCCGGTTGGCCGAGATCGTCGTCGAAACCGGTGCCGCCGCCCAGGTCGAACGGATGATCGAGCGACGGGTGATGGCCGGCGTCAGCGCGCTGACCAGCGCACCGATCGACGACACCGCCCGTGGTGTCCTCACCGACCTGGCGGTAGCCGCGACGACGCGGCAGGCATGA